The Amycolatopsis methanolica 239 nucleotide sequence GAACTCGACGCCCCGCGCGGTCAGCTCCCGAACCGTCCCTTCCACGTCGTCGCACAGGAAGTACAGCTCGTGCGCCTGCGCGGCGTCCGTCGGGTGGACCGCGATCTCGGCGGGGGGCAGTTTGACGATGAGCCAGCCGCCGCCCGCGTCGACGTGCGGCTGCCCGAGTACGTCACGCAGGAAGGCGCGGTCGGCCTCCGCGTCGTGGCTGTACAGGATCACGTGAGCGCCATTGATCATCCATCGAGCCTAGGCAGCCGTTAGGGTGGCGCGCATGGCTTACGACGTGGTCCTGTTCGGCGCGACCGGCTTCACCGGCCGGCTCACCGCGGAGTACCTGGCCCGGCACGCCCCCGACGACTGCCGGTGGGCGCTCGCCGGCCGCAGCCGCGCCAAGCTCGAAGGCGTACGCGACGGCCTCGGGCCGAAGTTCGCCCAGCTGCCGCTCCTCTACGCCGACGTCACCGACCCGGCGTCGCTGAAAGCGGTTGCCGGGTCCGCGAAGGTCGTGATCACCACGGTCGGCCCGTACGTGCAGTACGGCGAGCCGCTGGTGGCGGCTTGCGCCGAGGCCGGCACCGACTACGTGGACCTGTGCGGGGAGCCCGAGTTCACCGACCTGATGTACGTCCGCCACCACGCCCGCGCCGCCGAAACGGGGGCG carries:
- a CDS encoding VOC family protein yields the protein MINGAHVILYSHDAEADRAFLRDVLGQPHVDAGGGWLIVKLPPAEIAVHPTDAAQAHELYFLCDDVEGTVRELTARGVEFTAPVSDAGWGLLTRLRLPGGGEVGLYEARHQRAADL